In a genomic window of Bordetella petrii:
- a CDS encoding AMP-binding enzyme: MVPIEDDIKGTKPVAFVVLRAGAAADEAAIKPFALARATACQHPRHVWFVPALPLASTNKIDRARLLRTAAEHTGRVAALR; this comes from the coding sequence GTGGTCCCCATTGAAGACGACATCAAGGGCACCAAGCCCGTGGCCTTCGTGGTGCTGCGCGCCGGCGCCGCCGCCGACGAGGCCGCCATCAAGCCATTCGCGCTGGCGCGCGCCACGGCCTGTCAGCATCCGCGCCATGTCTGGTTCGTGCCGGCGCTTCCCCTGGCCAGCACCAACAAAATCGACCGCGCGCGCCTGCTGCGCACAGCGGCCGAACACACCGGCCGCGTCGCGGCTTTGCGTTAG
- a CDS encoding argininosuccinate lyase, translating into MRHSLSSLGLALALSFPAMGAVAQPAQPAASTAQKAPRDPFFWLGEINKATAVINADEGLLDKSMAPRLAAGVAKVIEDGNQPGAKRPATVITFEPLLIKAAGQDVTLLHAGRSSQDMHATYRSAILRDKLLDLADQLNATSTTLVSLAAKHADTIVPNYTNGVAAQPNSYGHYLLGHAAGLDRDAQRIREAYARIDRSPMGTTVLNGTSWPLNRKRMAQYLGFAALVDNAYDASQISSMDQPVEVASIVTSIALHTGNFVEDVMTQYAQSRPWILLEEGGGNTYVSSAMPQKRNPGLLNGTRSAASTAVTLAMGPVLQTHNITPGMSDPKSVKQNSAMVDSAITVLQRWNRVLKAMVISPDRALEELNSDWTASQELADVLMRKYKLPFRVGHHFASEVVSYAKANNIKPLDFPYDQARRIYEEAVHGSKYPAELPMAEAEFRATLDPVAIVKHRATSGGPQPAEMQRMLNEARERLAAQDAWVQARRKHIDDSLAELDKQFDQLVASGQGS; encoded by the coding sequence ATGAGACATTCGCTTTCCTCGCTGGGCCTGGCGCTGGCCCTGTCATTTCCCGCGATGGGCGCCGTGGCGCAGCCGGCCCAGCCCGCGGCCTCCACCGCCCAGAAAGCCCCTCGCGATCCGTTTTTCTGGCTGGGCGAGATCAACAAGGCCACCGCCGTCATCAATGCCGACGAAGGGCTGCTCGACAAATCCATGGCGCCGCGCCTGGCGGCAGGCGTGGCCAAGGTAATCGAAGACGGCAACCAGCCGGGCGCCAAGCGGCCGGCCACCGTGATCACCTTCGAGCCGCTGCTGATCAAGGCCGCGGGCCAGGACGTCACGCTGCTGCATGCGGGCCGCTCCAGCCAGGACATGCACGCCACCTACCGCAGCGCCATTCTGCGCGACAAGCTGCTCGATCTTGCCGACCAGCTCAACGCCACCTCTACCACGCTGGTAAGTCTGGCCGCCAAGCATGCCGACACCATCGTGCCGAACTACACCAACGGCGTGGCCGCGCAGCCCAACAGCTATGGCCACTACCTGCTGGGGCACGCGGCGGGGCTGGACCGCGACGCGCAGCGCATACGCGAGGCCTATGCCCGCATCGACCGGTCGCCCATGGGCACCACGGTGCTCAACGGCACCAGCTGGCCGCTGAACCGCAAGCGCATGGCGCAATACCTGGGCTTTGCGGCGCTGGTGGACAATGCCTACGATGCGTCGCAAATCTCTTCCATGGACCAGCCGGTGGAGGTCGCGTCTATCGTGACCAGTATCGCGCTGCACACCGGCAACTTCGTCGAGGACGTGATGACGCAGTACGCGCAGTCGCGCCCGTGGATCCTGCTGGAAGAGGGTGGCGGTAATACCTATGTGTCAAGCGCCATGCCGCAGAAGCGCAACCCGGGCCTGCTGAATGGCACCCGCAGCGCCGCGTCCACCGCCGTGACGCTGGCCATGGGCCCCGTGCTGCAGACTCACAACATCACGCCGGGCATGAGCGATCCCAAGAGCGTGAAGCAGAATTCCGCCATGGTCGACAGCGCCATCACTGTGTTGCAACGCTGGAACCGCGTGTTGAAGGCCATGGTCATCAGCCCGGATCGCGCGCTGGAAGAATTGAACAGCGACTGGACTGCATCGCAAGAGCTGGCCGACGTGCTGATGCGCAAATACAAGCTGCCGTTCCGCGTGGGGCACCATTTCGCGTCCGAGGTGGTGAGCTACGCGAAGGCCAACAACATCAAGCCGCTGGATTTTCCGTACGATCAGGCGCGGCGCATTTACGAAGAGGCGGTGCATGGCTCGAAGTATCCCGCCGAGCTGCCGATGGCCGAGGCCGAATTCCGCGCCACGCTCGACCCGGTGGCGATCGTGAAGCACCGCGCCACGTCGGGCGGCCCGCAGCCTGCGGAAATGCAGCGCATGCTGAACGAGGCGCGCGAGCGCCTGGCCGCCCAGGATGCCTGGGTCCAGGCCCGGCGCAAGCATATCGACGATTCCCTGGCCGAACTGGACAAGCAGTTCGATCAGCTGGTCGCCAGCGGACAGGGCAGCTAG